agtttgaaaagcaAAAAGAAGAATGCAAATTAAACGTTATACATTACACTGAACCCCGAGTTACATTTTATGCCGTTGTTGTTGCTATTTAATTCAACAAACCCACGTGTATATTTCCAACATAGTACTTCAGCGTTGTATCGCTGAACGAAATTATTTGTGCTGCCCAGTTTTTTTAAGCTTTCAGTAGAAgtaaaattcgtttcttcAACAGCGAAGACGAGTATGAAACAGTAAAAATGTACAGTATACAAGTCTTGAAGTCTGCATGTGTATAAGATTTAACGTTGAATATCCGTGTGAAGTAAAATTGGTATAAAGGAACTTTTACACGATCTGATCTCCAATTACGGgaactatatatatagaaGTATGAATTAGACAAATTAGAACAcattcaaaagaaaagaatgtaaattgttattttttcaagaCGGTTTCTTCTACTTGCTATGTTTCTATGAGTGTCTAGGTAACGTGtaattccaaaatttttaTGGAACTAGTCATGATAGACATTCACGTGAGAACTCGATAATAGTACTTGCTAAATAGTAATTCCATAAACgatttttacagttttttttttaaatatgtgaTAAGACAATGGTAAAACCATAACTGATTACCgttaagtaatatttataattttgtttgcattatttttcagGGAGTGCAGGTACATTGTAGAATAGGTTTAAAAACGTATCATCTATCATCATTGTATCGTACTTGAACAATTACATACAGGTTATAAACGAAGATATATAACACATTACTGGAATCATATTTTGTCATTTGTACaacagaatttaataaatgtgaaTTTCACTTCGTGAAACGAGCATCTTTATTATAtctcaatttataaaattaaattatacttatattaagaaactatcaattttttgtaGAACTGTTTATGCTCAATAATTCTTCCGTGCATTGTTTAAAGATATCTTTGACTCTGTCCGTgctattatttcaaaacaatataTGTGTACAAGGTCAACTttgaaacgaaggaaacgaaggaaacgaagagggtcttgttaattaaaatacgtgtttcttttcatttcttgcGCATGTCGTATATTTCTCGATTACCTTAActcaattaaatttgttataattatatctTTATTATCTCAATCATTCTCTCGCATATGTATCGTGTTTTCTTAATCGCGTTGAAACAGCAGATATGTTTAACAATCTGCCAcaaaagtttaataattcgACGTTAACGCTTCGTATTATAGTACTATCATTCAGACGTGTTTcgttacatatatatatatttatatatcatacTCGTTTTGTATGCACTCGAGATTCGGTTACGCTGACTGTTTCTGTTTTCAATCGTTTCGACAGTTGCTCGTCGTTTTCCGAGTCGCGTGCATCTGTCTGAATATTATGTCGATGctcataatttttgttcattcttCTCCTGATCGAACTTAGATTTCTTTTACTATGCTGTTAGCTGTCCtctaataatacaaatgcGACGAACGTATctacttaaaattatatatttgtcTGGCATAAGCTTTAACGTGTAATACACGATCAATGTCGAAACTAGTATGCTATACTTGAGAATTCTCTTACACATTCCTTCGCAGCACCACTGTGATATTTTTTCTCCTCTATAAATTTtccactttaaaattaaagcgAATGCGAGAAGTTGCAAAATATTCATCGGATAACGTTCATGTATCTGTTCAACGGATACTTGCTCCAAATTGAACTCAAATCGTATCCGTGAATTTTAGATTGCAGGAAAAacaatgattacaattttaaattcggAATccttttagagaaaaataaaagcccacttggtttttatttttttttttacactttaGTTCCTTTTATTAGCATGTGTGTATCTGCACATTTtcacaataataatacatatttataatacatttataacagAAATCTTTTGTCCAGAAACAGACAAACAGATAatattctgttaaaaaatttgttctaatGTTTGCCAGTATATAAGCACTTTATAGTATAAATGTAATACGCcactatattttaaataaaaaggtgTGTTAAATATCGATCATTTTTGTTGTAACACAATCACCTATTTTAGATTTTAAGAACGAAAATTCCTGAATTTCTAATCTGTCCACTTTTTTTCGTTCGTGACACATGTTCttatgaaaatgttatttacacAGAAAAgcatgttttgtttttttcgcTTGTATTGTTTACTTGAGTcagaataatatatatacacacaaatttttttgtttagtgtAATTACCGTTACACTAAACGTGTAAGTAGCTTGTTtacgtgttaattattaaatcatgATCATTGCCTTTGATTTGGTACCTGCGTTTCTCGGTCTACGTGAAACTTAATTATAATAAGACTGCCAGACATGAATTTTCTATAGGTTAAATATGAGAATATTATCGAGAACTTATTTAAGAGTATATTCGTCGCATATATTCAAAAAGTAtccattaaattatatttcagcaTCTTTCAATACTTGTTCAACGATAAATACTACTTATCCAGTGAAAACAGATAAAGTATcagaattaaaatgaattgaaatatatagaCACGGGTCAGGAAAACGTACGTAACAGACTGTCAGGTTTTGCATCGTTGCTGACTCTCATCTCGTCTTGTATGGATGTTTTATCATACACTTGTACAGTTCGCGtactcatatttatttatagatctGCAATATAGACGTTTCACATGTTTCGTTACTACAACCAAGGAAACAAAAACGTTTTAATCACAGCACGAGGAACTTACTTTCAATTTCCGATCCTGCAGAGATAAGTTTGGTGTGCGGCTGTGTAGTTGTGCTTGGCTGTTGATTACTCAATTGTCCCGTAGTCGCTGGTGCAGCAAAACCTGGGGGTGGTTGCATTGCCCAATGTTGAGTTGATGCGTTTTGTTGTTCCTAAaggaggaagaaaaatataaatatatatttgataagATAAAAGTAACGCAACATATTTGTACTACTAAAACTTCtgtcaaaatataatataatactacGTACCTGTTGCGCATTATGTGATACAGTGTGTGTGGGATGAACGTGTGGAAACTGCCATGTACTGGTAGTTTGGAATGGAAGAGGCCTAGAAGAACTAACGATAGCTGGATCAATCGAAGTCCAGTCCGCGATAGGTCCAAAGTTGTTCCATCCTCCTTTTTGATGTAATGTTTGATGATGAaattgttgttgctgttgctgatTATTGATATCACACCAATCCTTAAGCGTATAAACTGCATCGCCCGCGCATTTACTAATAcctatttattgaaatattaacagagcgtgagatattaataaaaaacaaatataaaatgtgtaattaatgttaatattaatgaaagttaCCTTGTGAATTCAGAAGAGGATTTCCATTCGGAAGATAGGCGTTTTGCTGCGGTGGTTGCGCTCCTGTAAACAGCATACTAGACGAATGATTCATGTATAATACTATATAGGTTCTTGCAAAGTCACaagaattcaatttgttttatacTTGGATAACACTATTGCTCACCACAAAGTACATTTTTAGTTACAGTAACTTgttgcaattaattaattgtctTTACAATTTGATTCTTTGATGAATACTCTTTGCAAGGTAAACGcataattgtatacatttcttgttaaatatttacaaaaagcTTTACGAGGTtcgtaaattattgaaaaaccGCGGAAATACTAACCCGAAAGAGCACCGTTCGTGGGAGCTGGTCGCGGTATACCAAGACCAAAAGAATTCATGTGATTTGGTGTAGAACCAGGGAAACCTGGTGGTGGAAGGCGGCTACGTTGTCCCAAACTGGCTGCAGCCACGGTACTCTGAGCAGGACTTTGGGTACCACTTTGTAGTAAATTTTGTGGAAGACGCGACAACAGGGAATGCGATTGTTGGAGAACTTGTAGATTCTGCAGGTGTTGGGCTTGTTGTTGTAAATGAGCTATATGAGCAACCTGAAACAAAGAACAGGACGATATGAAGACATGAACGTAAAAATAATGACAATTATCGAGTGCTTCTTATGCATACCTGTGGAAAGTGTTGCTGACCAAGGTTTGCAATATTCTGTTGATGCTGTATCCTATTTTgttcttctctttctctttgctgttgttgctgttgctgaaACAACCTTTGTTGTTGGAGTTGCATTTCGTTTTCCATAAGTTCAGCCAGAGCTTTTTGCGTTTCGTGAAAGGGATCAAAACCTAAGTCATCGTCCGCTTTGATATCTGAACCAGATTCTTTATGATTCCGAACTTCCTCCAGAGTAGCATGACCGTTTTGCTTTATGTATTCACAATTCTCTTGGTTTTGTTGCGCCTTAGGAAATTACAGTTATCGtggttattaattatactgaACAAATCGTACCTGAAAAGAGCCTTCTGTGTAAGGCCAGAACATCATAATGAAACACGATTGACTGTGTAACAATTGCTcatgaaactaataaaattctacaattatcgcattaatttatattgagcagaaaaatcaaaatatatttcaaagcCAATCaatgtttgattttttacATAGTTCATACCATCATGACAATTTAACTTAATATAGTACTATAgtagaaagaaattgaagtAATCTAATATTATAATGGATTGGGAACTGTTCGAATTGCTCACCTGCAGGGCAAGCCTTTGTTGTAATGAGTTTTGCTGAAAGTCTGCCATAAATTTGGATGCAGGTGAGTTAACAAGTAAACTGGATGTAAAAGTACCAGAGGATTCTGAGAGTGTGGTATACTGTAAATTGTTGTAAACTTCTTCGTCTACGAAACCTTCAGAATTGAATGTTACTCCTGGTGAACTCGAAGGACTGGATTTTTGTACATGATTTGTTCGTGATTGTTCCGGTTGAAAACCAAAAGCTGCCTGCCAGTCTTCGGTCGACTGAACCATTGGCAACGAATCGGGGATTGAAGCTAAGCCTGTGCTTGTCCAATTCAGATTTGAGTTTGCTATACATCcaagagaaaataattgtaacttTTTGTATACGTTTTTTGCATATTAGGGtgctttagaaaatattacacattttatatactttctgGAACACACTGACAAAATGTAATGAAACAGAAagacaaataataaaagtaataataaagaacCACTAAAGAAAAACATGTACATGCCTGTTAAAGAAGTAGGTGGCACTGAGGTGGTGGTAGAGATTTTCTGGAAAGTATTTGAACTGAAGAAGCTGTTATTGTCCGCCTGAAAGATCGACCGATGACTAAGTTGCATTTGTGATCCATTATGTAGTCCTGGTGGTGGTTGTTGATTGGCACCTTGCGATGAATTTGTGCTAGCTGGAGAGGAACCTACAGATGATACGCACAAATCTCTACACTACGAGACgcgatcaaattattttggtaCTTTTACAATGCCAGAATAAACAGCTTCTAACAGTATTCCTCTGCCACTGTTAATGAACCTCAAGAATGCAAAAAAGTGTATCTGGAAAATGTGCTTATGACATAGACTCGATGGTTATATATCtatggataaaataaaacctTCGTTAACATTAGCAGTATAAATAGATAAAGAGAAATAGATTTTTTCCAGGCACTTAATGTACATATGTGCCTGAATGATATAACTCGCAAGGAGGATAAAGTCAAGTTTGTAGACAAACACAAAAAACagttactaatttttttttcaaagaatccTCTTTATTTTGGCATATATAAcgatttaaattctattctacAGTTATGAGACATAGTTAGAAACATTTGTATGTCATCAATAATACTATACATTACTTAGAAGTTATTATTctttgtatttcaaatatatacaaacGTATAACACATGTTATAAGAAATAGATATAATTTTAGACTGACTTGTGAGTTATAACAAATGCTCTGTATGATGTTAGTTAAAATGACTGAACTAATGTAGATACTATGTGTAGTCCTTTATTAGCTTTTCAGTAAAATCAACAATCCAAGTTCTTTCCTACTTTCGAGATGGATATACTGaatttcgttatatttttttaaaaataagtaattggCAACATTGAATAAATACTCATTGGTTAAAACCGCGAGTTAGATcatttctcaaaattaatataaaacaaaaaattaagtttGGTCTTTATTTTCCAGTCCTCCAAACacaaataatcaaaaattcatGTCAACTTTAGTTCCATGAACGTTCCGTATTAAACATACATTTTGAGTAATACTTTTATGAAAGATGTTATTTATTCGCTTacgtttttctattttgttcgttttcgtATACCGTTTGTTCgcgtttttttaaaatcgataTCGGAATGAATTCGACCGtcttatgtatttattttaaaagcagAAAATCAATACATATGGAAATGATCACGAATATAAGGAACTCACCCAAAATAGCAGCACCACTGTTCTCCTCGCTCGATTCTGCTAAATGTTCTACTTGTTGATTCACATTCGAATCTTCCGTACTCGAAATTGTACTAGCCGGTGTACTACCTTCGCGTTGCTGATCTGTCTCACTATCCGAATGTCGTCGTTCCCCATTTTGTACTACTCCGTTTACTTTAAGTTCCTGAGACGGTTGCTGCTGCTGAACTAATTTCGATCCTTTATTGttttgttgttgctgttgcgaCGGTGACTGTTGTTGCGGTGGTTGTTGCTGTTCCGATTTACATTTGTTACCCAATTTTTGCAACACATCACTGTTCGTTTCAGACGAAAAGTTTCGAATATCCTTCTGCCCATTAATTTGTGGTTGTAAATTGGTTTGCGCGCCGATTGAGCTCGATTCGGACCGTGACGTTGTTCGTGTACTATGTTTTTCCttattttgacaatttttatgtttattccTCGCTGCTTGTGCTTTACTTTCACTATTACTTTTGCCTCTTCGTAAATTGATACTTTCAcccttgttattattattctgttGATGCGTAGAGCCACCAGACGATACGTGACTTTGTTGATTTGTTGTACCACTCCCATTCGTTATGTTGTTCGGTTGCGATGTTGCTTGTGACGGCGGTGATAGttctttacaatttatttgtgtGCCTGTGAACACGCAAGGAAATCAATTAACAATGATATCAATCTCAACAGACTTAGATATCTTCATAAGTCATAACTGCTTATCTACAAGTCGAAACCTCGATAACTTGATACATTTATCGTTCTCCTTTAATTTCGATTTACCATGATCTAACTGTATATTCGCACAGAACTTACTATTTGTCTGTCCAGTCTGTAACGATGGCCAAGCTTCTTTAGCTTGAGAATTTGAACTTCCATTCTCTCGAACAATACTACCCGTCACCGATGGCGATGGCGTTGGTTTCCTGCGTaacataaaaacaatattttactcgaattGATTACGCGTGAACTATTTGGAGtatgattaattaaatacaaaaaagaaaacataccGTTGGGCAGATGCATGCGATGCATGTAACGATTGCACGAGCTTTCGTTCATACTCCTGATGTTTTCCCTGATGCATCTCCTCCTTCGTAAACGAAGCCTCCTGGTCCCCAAGATCGTGTAAATACATACAGTCCGGTTTCGGACATGGCTGATTGCGCATAAAATGTGAACAATACTTTGTCGTTCCTAGTGACGTTTTTATTGTTCGACCATCCATAACAACATTATTTACAGCCTCTATAGCACGTAATGCATCTTCTTGACGCTAATATTacgtgaatttaaaaatatataaagtatacgTAAATACGATAATGTACACAGACCTTATGGAAAGGAGAAATTGGTAACTTACTTGGTAGGTAACGTAAGCCGAAGCACTAGGGCCTTGAGACCCTGCATAGGAAGTGCTTTGATTTATTACAACTTTGTGAATTTTaccaaattttccaaaatattcaTGTCGCTTTAATAcctgaaagaaaattacaaacaaagCTACTCAAGCTTCTTTcatagaaacaatatttaatttatagcATTGTACCAGACGAggaaacttttgtttatttcgtatttgtaCTCACATCAGCGTCCGCAAGCCGCAACGGTAATCCTACTACGAATACTAGATTTTTTTGTACTACTCTCACATTTGCTAGATGTTTACGATTTTCTGTAACTCTCTGCTTACGTTGCTGATCTTTTAATCTCTTCTCAGCTTTTAAtctaacaaaagaaatatgaattattccAATGCTTGTATGTCGATGCATAAATGATGGGTAATGGAATGAGCAATAACCTTGCAATTTCTTCCATACTGAGAGGCTTAAAATCAGCAGGATTTTCAGAATAGGCCTTCCGACAAGCAGGACACAAACCATTTTCGTCGGTACGAATTCTATGCCAGCAAAAACGACATATTTGATATCCACAAGTGcatggaaaaaaattcaaatcatcCACCTCCAATGGTTCCATACACAAAGGACACTCTACAGCATCGTCCCCGCTTTGATTCAATACTGACATTTTCGTTACTAACTTTTGTATCACACAATATGGTAAGTTACCAAGATTTTCCTATTTGTAAGTCCTGCACATAGATACATACATTTTGTGTACAACTTGTAACTTCCAGCTGGACGAAGTAACATACTTCATTGTTTTATGCAgatacaagaatataatataatatataaaaatataaggaaatcATTGCTACCACAAGTATGAGACTGGCCGTAGCAAGTGTCCTAATATTTTGAAGATTTCTTCTTGTACATGCACTCTACGAATAGAATATACTTACGTGCAAAGTTCTAGCAATGCCTCGATACTACGTAATTGACTGTACTTGTAACTTCTTACACACTGGTATCCTTGCACAATCTGAAACGAATTACGGTACGTTAATATGTTGTACGGTGAGAGTGTTATGAGTCAGACGTCTCATCAAACGCTAGCGGCCGTTTATCGTGGAATTCCACGCTTTACCGTGTAATCGTAAAAGTTCGCGAACGTTTCACAATCGGTGCTCGAAACCCGCGGTATTGTGGAGTTATTTTCGAATTAGCGCGTACccaaaagaaacgaatcggAGCGGAATCCTTTCTCGCGGAGTAAACGGTGACTGTTTCGCTGACAGATTTGACGAACAGTTGGAAAAGAAAGGTCCGTTTGACAGGAGCTGTCAGACGAACGGTGAACAAACAAAGGACGCTGCTGATTTCGAGCGATGCGAAATGATTGTGTACGCCCCACGATGGACGTACAAATGACAAGTTTCCTACGCGAGCTTGAGATCGACGTCGAAAAACTTGCGGTAGGGCCACCGTCTCCACTCTCCCACTcactttctctctttctctctcgctcctgCGAACGAGATGGGAACTATACGAGAGGGCGACGATCGGACGAAACAGCTGTTGGTGGCGTCGAGAGAAGCGAAGGAAACGTCAGGGAGCGAGTGAGAGGGGTACTACGCCATAGCAGAAACCTACGTGAAAATCCGTGAAAAATCGACGGTGGTGGGGCATGACACGTAAATTCTCCGTAGCTTCGAATACGACTATCCGTATAAGCAAGGACGATGGACtctcgaaacgtttcgcgataCGATTTCGAAGGAGAGAAAAGGCTAGTGGCGACGAGAGAATGAGAAATGGAAGTAATGAAAGGAGTGGCGGAGGCAGAGGGGGAGAAGAGAGCAATCATAGGAGGAGGGGAA
This portion of the Hylaeus volcanicus isolate JK05 chromosome 4, UHH_iyHylVolc1.0_haploid, whole genome shotgun sequence genome encodes:
- the LOC128875714 gene encoding TPR-containing protein DDB_G0280363 isoform X2; translated protein: MSVLNQSGDDAVECPLCMEPLEVDDLNFFPCTCGYQICRFCWHRIRTDENGLCPACRKAYSENPADFKPLSMEEIARLKAEKRLKDQQRKQRVTENRKHLANVRVVQKNLVFVVGLPLRLADADVLKRHEYFGKFGKIHKVVINQSTSYAGSQGPSASAYVTYQRQEDALRAIEAVNNVVMDGRTIKTSLGTTKYCSHFMRNQPCPKPDCMYLHDLGDQEASFTKEEMHQGKHQEYERKLVQSLHASHASAQRKPTPSPSVTGSIVRENGSSNSQAKEAWPSLQTGQTNSTQINCKELSPPSQATSQPNNITNGSGTTNQQSHVSSGGSTHQQNNNNKGESINLRRGKSNSESKAQAARNKHKNCQNKEKHSTRTTSRSESSSIGAQTNLQPQINGQKDIRNFSSETNSDVLQKLGNKCKSEQQQPPQQQSPSQQQQQNNKGSKLVQQQQPSQELKVNGVVQNGERRHSDSETDQQREGSTPASTISSTEDSNVNQQVEHLAESSEENSGAAILASTNSSQGANQQPPPGLHNGSQMQLSHRSIFQADNNSFFSSNTFQKISTTTSVPPTSLTANSNLNWTSTGLASIPDSLPMVQSTEDWQAAFGFQPEQSRTNHVQKSSPSSSPGVTFNSEGFVDEEVYNNLQYTTLSESSGTFTSSLLVNSPASKFMADFQQNSLQQRLALQAQQNQENCEYIKQNGHATLEEVRNHKESGSDIKADDDLGFDPFHETQKALAELMENEMQLQQQRLFQQQQQQQREREEQNRIQHQQNIANLGQQHFPQVAHIAHLQQQAQHLQNLQVLQQSHSLLSRLPQNLLQSGTQSPAQSTVAAASLGQRSRLPPPGFPGSTPNHMNSFGLGIPRPAPTNGALSGAQPPQQNAYLPNGNPLLNSQGISKCAGDAVYTLKDWCDINNQQQQQQFHHQTLHQKGGWNNFGPIADWTSIDPAIVSSSRPLPFQTTSTWQFPHVHPTHTVSHNAQQEQQNASTQHWAMQPPPGFAAPATTGQLSNQQPSTTTQPHTKLISAGSEIENL
- the LOC128875714 gene encoding probable serine/threonine-protein kinase tsuA isoform X3, producing MSVLNQSGDDAVECPLCMEPLEVDDLNFFPCTCGYQICRFCWHRIRTDENGLCPACRKAYSENPADFKPLSMEEIARLKAEKRLKDQQRKQRVTENRKHLANVRVVQKNLVFVVGLPLRLADADVLKRHEYFGKFGKIHKVVINQSTSYAGSQGPSASAYVTYQRQEDALRAIEAVNNVVMDGRTIKTSLGTTKYCSHFMRNQPCPKPDCMYLHDLGDQEASFTKEEMHQGKHQEYERKLVQSLHASHASAQRKPTPSPSVTGSIVRENGSSNSQAKEAWPSLQTGQTNSTQINCKELSPPSQATSQPNNITNGSGTTNQQSHVSSGGSTHQQNNNNKGESINLRRGKSNSESKAQAARNKHKNCQNKEKHSTRTTSRSESSSIGAQTNLQPQINGQKDIRNFSSETNSDVLQKLGNKCKSEQQQPPQQQSPSQQQQQNNKGSKLVQQQQPSQELKVNGVVQNGERRHSDSETDQQREGSTPASTISSTEDSNVNQQVEHLAESSEENSGAAILGSSPASTNSSQGANQQPPPGLHNGSQMQLSHRSIFQADNNSFFSSNTFQKISTTTSVPPTSLTANSNLNWTSTGLASIPDSLPMVQSTEDWQAAFGFQPEQSRTNHVQKSSPSSSPGVTFNSEGFVDEEVYNNLQYTTLSESSGTFTSSLLVNSPASKFMADFQQNSLQQRLALQAQQNQENCEYIKQNGHATLEEVRNHKESGSDIKADDDLGFDPFHETQKALAELMENEMQLQQQRLFQQQQQQQREREEQNRIQHQQNIANLGQQHFPQVAHIAHLQQQAQHLQNLQVLQQSHSLLSRLPQNLLQSGTQSPAQSTVAAASLGQRSRLPPPGAQPPQQNAYLPNGNPLLNSQGISKCAGDAVYTLKDWCDINNQQQQQQFHHQTLHQKGGWNNFGPIADWTSIDPAIVSSSRPLPFQTTSTWQFPHVHPTHTVSHNAQQEQQNASTQHWAMQPPPGFAAPATTGQLSNQQPSTTTQPHTKLISAGSEIENL
- the LOC128875714 gene encoding alpha-protein kinase 1 isoform X1, producing the protein MSVLNQSGDDAVECPLCMEPLEVDDLNFFPCTCGYQICRFCWHRIRTDENGLCPACRKAYSENPADFKPLSMEEIARLKAEKRLKDQQRKQRVTENRKHLANVRVVQKNLVFVVGLPLRLADADVLKRHEYFGKFGKIHKVVINQSTSYAGSQGPSASAYVTYQRQEDALRAIEAVNNVVMDGRTIKTSLGTTKYCSHFMRNQPCPKPDCMYLHDLGDQEASFTKEEMHQGKHQEYERKLVQSLHASHASAQRKPTPSPSVTGSIVRENGSSNSQAKEAWPSLQTGQTNSTQINCKELSPPSQATSQPNNITNGSGTTNQQSHVSSGGSTHQQNNNNKGESINLRRGKSNSESKAQAARNKHKNCQNKEKHSTRTTSRSESSSIGAQTNLQPQINGQKDIRNFSSETNSDVLQKLGNKCKSEQQQPPQQQSPSQQQQQNNKGSKLVQQQQPSQELKVNGVVQNGERRHSDSETDQQREGSTPASTISSTEDSNVNQQVEHLAESSEENSGAAILGSSPASTNSSQGANQQPPPGLHNGSQMQLSHRSIFQADNNSFFSSNTFQKISTTTSVPPTSLTANSNLNWTSTGLASIPDSLPMVQSTEDWQAAFGFQPEQSRTNHVQKSSPSSSPGVTFNSEGFVDEEVYNNLQYTTLSESSGTFTSSLLVNSPASKFMADFQQNSLQQRLALQAQQNQENCEYIKQNGHATLEEVRNHKESGSDIKADDDLGFDPFHETQKALAELMENEMQLQQQRLFQQQQQQQREREEQNRIQHQQNIANLGQQHFPQVAHIAHLQQQAQHLQNLQVLQQSHSLLSRLPQNLLQSGTQSPAQSTVAAASLGQRSRLPPPGFPGSTPNHMNSFGLGIPRPAPTNGALSGAQPPQQNAYLPNGNPLLNSQGISKCAGDAVYTLKDWCDINNQQQQQQFHHQTLHQKGGWNNFGPIADWTSIDPAIVSSSRPLPFQTTSTWQFPHVHPTHTVSHNAQQEQQNASTQHWAMQPPPGFAAPATTGQLSNQQPSTTTQPHTKLISAGSEIENL